One genomic region from Fictibacillus marinisediminis encodes:
- a CDS encoding thiamine phosphate synthase has protein sequence MGKFEFHVMTNGRKQPDEIISAASILAPYVTCIHIREKDRSASEIFNLAERLKRAGLGREQIYINDRVDVAVASGAEGVHLKGSSLDPEIVHRYFSGLRIGQSVHSIDEALYAEEKGAHYLFYGHVFKTGSKKGSEPRGLDQLREVADAVTVPVIAIGGVTPSNTSELIKAGAKGIAVMSGIWSATDPGLVAKGYAEALKKEEMSKCPGTMM, from the coding sequence GTGGGGAAATTCGAGTTTCATGTAATGACGAATGGAAGGAAGCAGCCTGACGAAATCATCTCGGCCGCATCCATCCTGGCTCCATATGTGACATGCATACATATCAGGGAAAAAGACAGAAGTGCCAGTGAGATTTTCAATCTGGCAGAGAGATTGAAGAGAGCAGGATTGGGCCGGGAGCAGATCTATATCAATGACCGTGTGGATGTAGCCGTTGCTTCGGGAGCTGAAGGCGTTCACTTAAAAGGCTCCAGTCTTGATCCGGAAATCGTACACCGCTATTTTAGCGGGCTGAGAATCGGCCAATCCGTTCATTCCATAGATGAAGCGCTCTATGCTGAAGAAAAAGGAGCTCATTATTTGTTTTACGGGCACGTTTTTAAAACAGGAAGCAAAAAAGGGAGCGAGCCGCGGGGTCTGGATCAATTGCGGGAGGTTGCTGATGCGGTCACTGTTCCAGTTATCGCCATCGGAGGAGTTACACCGAGTAATACTAGTGAACTCATAAAAGCGGGCGCAAAAGGAATCGCCGTCATGTCGGGGATCTGGTCGGCGACGGATCCGGGTTTAGTAGCGAAAGGCTATGCGGAAGCTCTTAAGAAGGAGGAAATGTCAAAATGCCCAGGCACTATGATGTGA
- a CDS encoding diphthine--ammonia ligase, producing the protein MTKKIVVSFSGGKDSMLALHKLLESKEYEIDSLLTTVNEDFKRTSIHGIREEILDAQANALGFPVRKVRIPKVCTNEIYEERMREEMDKVSQAGIQHVMFGDIFLADIREYRESKLKPAGMEAVFPLWGAKSEDLIDEFLALGYRTVVTTLDRTKLNEDFLGREINGDWRRDLPENVDACGENGEFHTLVIGGPLFRQKIEVVQGSETVRDGNFVYRDFMLAE; encoded by the coding sequence ATGACAAAAAAAATTGTAGTTTCATTCAGCGGGGGCAAAGATTCCATGCTGGCTCTTCATAAATTGCTGGAATCAAAGGAATATGAAATCGATTCTTTGTTGACGACAGTCAACGAGGATTTTAAAAGGACGAGCATACATGGCATTCGGGAGGAAATTCTTGATGCGCAGGCTAACGCGCTTGGCTTTCCTGTCCGCAAAGTTAGAATTCCAAAAGTATGCACAAATGAGATCTACGAGGAGCGGATGCGGGAAGAAATGGACAAGGTGAGCCAAGCCGGCATTCAGCACGTGATGTTTGGAGACATTTTTCTTGCTGACATCAGAGAGTACAGGGAGTCCAAATTAAAACCGGCTGGAATGGAAGCTGTTTTCCCTCTGTGGGGCGCAAAGTCAGAGGATCTCATCGACGAATTTCTCGCGTTGGGATACCGGACCGTCGTTACTACTCTTGATCGGACGAAGCTGAATGAAGATTTTCTGGGCCGTGAGATCAACGGCGACTGGAGAAGGGATTTACCCGAAAACGTAGATGCATGCGGAGAAAACGGAGAATTCCATACTCTTGTAATTGGGGGGCCATTGTTCAGGCAAAAGATTGAAGTGGTTCAGGGAAGTGAGACGGTTAGAGACGGCAATTTTGTTTATCGTGACTTTATGCTCGCTGAATAA
- a CDS encoding penicillin acylase family protein has product MLAGLLLVTAISGSAAYWVLRKSLPVVSGTKTVPSLSGTAVAVRDKNGVPHIKAGSLKDLYTAQGYVTAQDRMFQMDLSRRQASGQLSEVIGEKTVEKDRYFRTLGLRRAAEASYELYSSEAKQVLQWYADGVNAYLRDAEKKNSLPIEFLMVGYKPKKWTPVDSLTIGKYMAFDLGGHWEGQAFRHYLLQNFPKDNALDLFPSYPKGGAEIIEIASKAKVDIKSSLAKAVIPNEFNGSNDWVVAGTKTKSGLPYLADDPHLGLSTPSIWYESHLKAPGMNVSGVIFAGVPGIIVGRNTQIAWGVTNVGPDVQDLYIEKRNADHPDEFLFEGKWEKAKIITENIKVKDQKTLPYKVTITRHGPIMSEFAYDKQKNTALSMRWTALEPSTELQAVLMFNKAKNWNEFKKALTYFHTPAQNFVFASKDGTIAYRANGLIPIRKEKYASVPVPGWEKKYEWKGYIPWDKLPTAVNPKEGFIATANNKVIGDDYPYHITDSWAQPYREQRIKDVLSAKEKLSIKDMQKLQFDRKNLQAEEMLPILLTHLKTADLGTNGRKAVKLLKDWNHEDDKNLAAPLLFNLWMQEVSDVLFEKKIDEKMMPLFDGKAQVVDELIRHAAEGKEGPWIKEAGGLDEAATISFSRTVKQVEKLQGENPDKWKWGTYHTLPFDHPLSAIKPLNLLFNPKETPMGGSRVTVGAAGWDSFTGKVNHGAAWRTVVDLADLTKTYNVVGPGQSGHVLSKWYDNQIEDWTSGRYHVTETNESSFKNGEKLVLKPGK; this is encoded by the coding sequence ATGCTGGCAGGACTGCTTCTTGTCACTGCCATTTCGGGATCGGCTGCCTATTGGGTACTAAGAAAGAGCCTTCCAGTTGTGAGCGGTACGAAAACCGTTCCATCACTTTCCGGAACGGCAGTAGCTGTCCGTGACAAGAACGGTGTACCTCATATCAAGGCTGGCAGTTTAAAAGATTTATATACTGCCCAAGGGTACGTTACGGCCCAGGACAGGATGTTTCAAATGGATTTGAGCAGGCGCCAGGCGTCAGGACAATTAAGCGAAGTAATCGGTGAGAAAACGGTGGAAAAGGACCGTTATTTCAGGACGCTCGGTTTACGAAGAGCTGCAGAGGCATCGTATGAACTGTATTCTTCTGAAGCGAAGCAAGTGCTGCAATGGTACGCGGATGGCGTGAACGCCTACTTAAGGGATGCCGAAAAGAAAAATTCCCTTCCGATCGAATTTTTGATGGTAGGGTACAAGCCAAAGAAATGGACGCCCGTCGATTCATTGACCATCGGAAAATATATGGCGTTTGATCTTGGCGGACATTGGGAAGGACAGGCATTCAGGCATTATTTGCTGCAGAATTTCCCAAAGGACAACGCACTTGATCTATTCCCTTCTTATCCTAAGGGAGGAGCAGAGATCATTGAAATCGCAAGCAAAGCAAAGGTGGATATTAAGAGCAGCCTCGCTAAAGCGGTCATTCCTAATGAATTCAACGGTTCGAATGATTGGGTGGTGGCTGGAACCAAAACAAAATCGGGTCTGCCGTATCTTGCAGATGATCCTCATCTTGGATTGAGCACGCCATCGATCTGGTACGAAAGCCATTTAAAAGCACCCGGCATGAATGTAAGCGGTGTCATATTTGCGGGGGTTCCGGGAATTATCGTTGGCCGGAACACACAGATTGCATGGGGAGTCACAAATGTAGGACCCGATGTTCAGGACCTTTACATTGAAAAAAGAAATGCCGATCATCCGGATGAATTTCTGTTTGAAGGAAAATGGGAGAAAGCCAAGATCATCACAGAAAATATAAAAGTGAAAGATCAAAAGACCCTTCCTTACAAAGTCACGATTACCCGCCACGGTCCGATCATGTCCGAATTTGCTTACGACAAGCAAAAGAATACGGCGCTTTCCATGAGATGGACAGCACTTGAACCCTCAACGGAACTTCAGGCTGTACTGATGTTTAATAAGGCAAAGAACTGGAATGAGTTTAAAAAGGCGCTGACTTATTTTCATACACCGGCCCAGAACTTTGTCTTCGCATCTAAAGACGGAACAATTGCCTATCGCGCCAATGGACTGATTCCGATCCGTAAAGAAAAATATGCTTCTGTCCCAGTACCGGGCTGGGAAAAGAAATATGAGTGGAAAGGCTATATTCCTTGGGATAAGCTCCCGACGGCCGTGAACCCAAAAGAAGGATTTATTGCAACGGCCAATAATAAAGTGATCGGTGACGACTACCCGTACCACATTACTGATTCATGGGCCCAGCCTTACCGAGAGCAGCGAATAAAAGATGTTCTGTCAGCCAAAGAAAAGCTTTCCATAAAAGATATGCAGAAGCTGCAATTCGACAGGAAAAATCTTCAGGCAGAAGAAATGCTGCCGATCCTTCTCACCCATTTAAAGACTGCAGACCTTGGAACAAACGGCAGAAAAGCGGTAAAACTATTGAAAGACTGGAATCATGAAGATGACAAAAATCTTGCTGCACCCCTGCTGTTCAACTTATGGATGCAAGAGGTCAGCGATGTTCTCTTTGAAAAAAAGATTGATGAAAAGATGATGCCGTTGTTTGACGGCAAGGCTCAAGTCGTGGATGAACTGATCCGCCATGCGGCCGAGGGTAAGGAAGGTCCCTGGATCAAAGAGGCAGGGGGGCTGGACGAAGCCGCAACAATCTCCTTCAGCAGAACGGTTAAACAGGTGGAGAAGCTGCAGGGTGAAAATCCCGATAAGTGGAAGTGGGGAACGTATCATACATTGCCGTTTGATCATCCTCTATCAGCGATAAAGCCGCTGAACCTGCTGTTTAATCCAAAAGAAACGCCGATGGGAGGAAGCAGGGTAACAGTAGGTGCTGCAGGCTGGGATTCTTTTACAGGAAAAGTGAACCATGGAGCCGCCTGGAGAACGGTTGTTGATCTGGCGGACTTGACGAAAACCTACAATGTCGTCGGTCCAGGACAGTCAGGACATGTCCTCAGCAAGTGGTATGATAACCAGATCGAAGATTGGACTTCAGGCCGTTATCATGTAACGGAAACGAATGAATCCAGCTTTAAAAACGGAGAAAAACTAGTATTAAAGCCTGGTAAATGA
- a CDS encoding putative holin-like toxin, which produces MTVFEAMSLMIGFSMLVLTIIRSKDND; this is translated from the coding sequence ATGACAGTATTCGAAGCAATGTCGTTAATGATTGGTTTTTCAATGCTAGTTCTGACCATTATTCGCTCCAAGGACAACGATTAG
- a CDS encoding ATP-dependent Clp protease ATP-binding subunit — translation MRCEQCKVNPATIHMNVSFNQHKQQLTLCTDCYHKVTQSMNTAGGMNPMNQFSSFDEFFKQMMSSGMNSGISSEQQSPKTQQGGGGGFLDQFGRNISHAAKAGLVDPVIGREEEISRVIEILNRRNKNNPVLIGEPGVGKTAIAEGLALKIAEGSVPVKLLSKEVYLLDVASLVADTGIRGQFEERMKQLIAELQKRKNVILFIDEIHQIVGAGSAEGSMDAGNILKPALARGELQVVGATTLKEYRKIEKDAALERRFQPVIVNEPTPEKAYEILKGLAPKYEQYHEVSFSDDVLKACVNLSHRYIQDRFLPDKAIDLMDEAGSKINLLHSGSETSSIEERLEEISKGKEKAALSENYELAAKLRQEELQLQEKLTENEAKTKAEVSLEDIQKIVEQKTGIPVRKLQADEQAKMKDLAKSLSQKVIGQKEAVDKVSKAIRRSRAGLKAKSRPIGSFLFVGPTGVGKTELTKSLAEELFGDKEAMIRLDMSEYMEKHAVSKLIGSPPGYVGHDEAGQLTELVRRKPYSIILLDEIEKAHPDVQHMFLQILEDGRLTDSQGRTVSFKDTVIIMTSNAGSGIKQTKKLGFTNEVAEVQKETSILDAIGSYFKPEFLNRFDNIVQFQSLNEEDLVQIVDLMLTELKANLVEQGISISFTDEAKKKIAELGYHPSFGARPLRRVIQEKVEDAIADVLLEQEESTELRVDVRENELVVEKREIK, via the coding sequence ATGCGATGTGAACAATGTAAAGTGAATCCTGCGACTATTCATATGAATGTTTCTTTTAATCAACACAAACAACAATTAACGCTTTGTACAGATTGCTACCATAAAGTAACACAATCCATGAACACTGCAGGAGGTATGAATCCTATGAATCAATTCTCATCCTTTGACGAATTCTTTAAACAAATGATGAGCAGCGGAATGAATTCAGGTATTTCCAGCGAGCAGCAGTCTCCTAAGACCCAGCAGGGTGGAGGAGGAGGATTCCTGGATCAATTCGGGCGCAATATCAGCCATGCTGCGAAAGCAGGCTTGGTCGACCCAGTGATCGGCAGGGAAGAAGAAATCAGCCGTGTCATTGAAATCTTGAATCGCCGAAATAAAAACAACCCTGTCCTCATCGGGGAACCAGGGGTAGGTAAAACAGCCATTGCAGAAGGTCTTGCATTAAAAATTGCAGAAGGCTCTGTTCCGGTTAAACTTTTATCTAAAGAAGTCTACTTGCTGGATGTGGCATCTCTTGTTGCTGATACAGGAATCCGCGGCCAGTTTGAAGAACGGATGAAGCAGCTGATCGCTGAACTTCAAAAACGCAAGAACGTCATTCTTTTCATTGATGAAATTCATCAGATTGTTGGTGCCGGTTCTGCGGAGGGATCTATGGATGCGGGTAACATTCTAAAACCTGCTTTAGCACGAGGAGAGCTTCAAGTTGTTGGGGCAACCACGCTGAAAGAATACCGCAAAATTGAAAAGGATGCCGCGCTTGAACGCCGTTTTCAACCAGTAATCGTTAATGAACCCACGCCAGAAAAAGCGTATGAAATCTTAAAAGGACTAGCTCCAAAGTATGAACAATATCATGAAGTAAGCTTTTCTGATGATGTTCTAAAAGCATGTGTAAATCTTTCTCACCGCTATATTCAAGACCGATTCCTTCCGGATAAAGCGATCGATCTCATGGATGAGGCAGGTTCAAAAATCAATCTGCTGCACTCAGGAAGTGAAACTTCTTCTATTGAAGAGCGATTAGAAGAAATTTCCAAGGGAAAAGAAAAAGCAGCATTGAGCGAAAATTATGAGCTTGCAGCCAAACTTCGCCAGGAAGAACTTCAGCTTCAGGAAAAACTGACCGAAAACGAAGCGAAAACGAAGGCAGAGGTTTCATTGGAGGATATTCAAAAAATCGTTGAACAGAAAACAGGAATCCCTGTAAGGAAGCTTCAAGCGGACGAACAGGCAAAAATGAAAGACCTTGCGAAAAGCTTATCCCAAAAAGTCATCGGACAAAAAGAAGCGGTGGATAAAGTATCAAAAGCCATCCGCCGAAGCCGTGCAGGCCTTAAGGCCAAAAGCCGTCCAATTGGATCCTTCTTGTTTGTCGGACCGACTGGGGTAGGTAAAACAGAGCTTACGAAGTCACTTGCAGAAGAACTGTTCGGTGATAAGGAAGCCATGATTCGCCTCGATATGAGTGAGTACATGGAAAAACATGCCGTGTCCAAGCTGATCGGTTCACCTCCAGGTTATGTCGGCCATGATGAAGCTGGACAGCTGACAGAACTGGTGCGCCGCAAGCCTTATAGCATCATCCTGCTCGATGAAATTGAAAAAGCCCATCCGGACGTCCAGCACATGTTCCTTCAAATTCTTGAAGACGGGCGTCTCACTGACAGCCAGGGCCGTACGGTAAGCTTTAAGGATACAGTCATTATCATGACGAGCAATGCAGGTTCTGGAATTAAACAAACGAAGAAATTAGGATTTACAAACGAGGTGGCTGAAGTTCAAAAAGAAACAAGCATTCTCGATGCGATCGGTTCTTACTTTAAGCCAGAATTCCTTAACCGTTTTGACAATATTGTTCAATTTCAATCACTTAATGAAGAAGATCTTGTTCAAATCGTAGACCTTATGCTTACAGAATTGAAAGCAAACCTGGTTGAACAAGGCATCTCTATCAGTTTTACGGATGAGGCGAAAAAGAAAATTGCTGAACTGGGCTATCATCCATCGTTCGGCGCACGTCCTTTGCGCAGAGTGATTCAGGAGAAAGTGGAGGATGCTATTGCAGACGTCCTTCTGGAGCAAGAAGAAAGTACAGAATTACGTGTTGATGTTCGTGAAAATGAATTAGTTGTAGAAAAAAGAGAAATAAAATAA
- a CDS encoding glycine--tRNA ligase — protein sequence MSVTMEQIVNMAKQRGFIFPGSEIYGGLSNTWDYGPLGVELKNNVKKAWWKKFVQESPYNVGLDAAILMNPQTWVASGHIGNFNDPMIDCKQCKARHRADKLIEDALAEKGIEKIVDGLSFDEMEKLIEEHNIACPDCDAHDFTSIRQFNLMFKTFQGVTESSTNEIYLRPETAQGIFVNFKNVQRTMRKKLPFGIAQVGKSFRNEITPGNFTFRTREFEQMELEFFCKPGEELKWFDFWKQYAHDFLLNLGMKQDKLRLRDHESEELSHYSNATTDFEYQFPFGWGELWGIASRTDFDLKRHSEHSGEDFNYIDQETNDRYIPYCIEPSLGADRVTLAFLIDAFEEEELEGGDTRAVLHLHPALAPFKAAVLPLSKKLSEEAREVFAGLASDFMVDFDETGSIGKRYRRQDEIGTPFCITYDFDSKEDQQVTVRDRDTMEQVRMPVSELRSFLESKIKF from the coding sequence ATGAGTGTGACAATGGAACAGATCGTCAACATGGCAAAACAGCGCGGATTTATTTTTCCGGGTTCAGAAATTTACGGAGGCTTGTCCAATACGTGGGATTACGGCCCGCTCGGCGTTGAACTGAAGAACAACGTGAAAAAAGCTTGGTGGAAAAAGTTTGTTCAGGAATCTCCATACAATGTTGGTTTGGATGCAGCGATTCTCATGAACCCGCAAACATGGGTAGCATCTGGACACATCGGAAACTTCAATGATCCAATGATCGACTGTAAGCAATGTAAAGCAAGACACCGTGCCGATAAATTGATTGAAGATGCACTTGCTGAAAAAGGAATCGAGAAGATTGTTGACGGGCTTTCTTTCGATGAAATGGAAAAGTTGATTGAAGAGCATAACATCGCATGTCCGGATTGTGATGCGCACGACTTTACATCTATCCGCCAGTTTAACCTGATGTTCAAAACGTTCCAGGGTGTAACGGAATCCAGCACGAACGAAATCTATCTTCGTCCCGAAACAGCACAAGGGATCTTTGTAAACTTTAAAAACGTGCAGCGTACGATGAGAAAGAAATTGCCGTTCGGGATCGCTCAGGTCGGCAAAAGCTTCCGTAATGAGATCACACCTGGTAACTTCACTTTCCGTACCCGTGAGTTCGAACAGATGGAGCTCGAGTTCTTCTGCAAGCCTGGCGAAGAACTGAAATGGTTTGATTTCTGGAAACAGTATGCTCACGATTTCTTATTGAATCTTGGCATGAAACAGGATAAGCTTCGCCTGCGTGACCATGAATCCGAAGAGCTTTCCCACTACAGCAACGCTACGACAGATTTTGAATACCAGTTCCCGTTTGGATGGGGAGAGCTTTGGGGCATCGCATCCCGTACTGATTTTGACCTTAAACGCCACAGCGAGCACTCTGGTGAAGACTTTAACTATATCGATCAAGAAACGAATGACCGTTACATCCCTTATTGCATCGAGCCTTCACTCGGCGCAGACCGTGTAACACTTGCGTTCTTGATCGACGCGTTTGAAGAGGAAGAGCTTGAAGGCGGAGATACAAGGGCTGTTCTTCACTTGCATCCAGCTCTTGCGCCGTTTAAAGCGGCAGTACTTCCTTTATCGAAAAAGCTTTCTGAAGAAGCAAGAGAAGTATTTGCCGGTCTTGCCAGCGACTTCATGGTTGATTTTGATGAAACAGGTTCCATCGGAAAACGTTACCGCAGACAGGATGAAATCGGAACTCCTTTCTGTATTACGTATGATTTTGATTCTAAAGAAGATCAGCAGGTAACGGTACGTGACCGCGACACAATGGAACAGGTCCGCATGCCGGTATCAGAGCTTCGATCCTTCCTGGAATCGAAGATCAAATTTTAA
- a CDS encoding CPBP family intramembrane glutamic endopeptidase: MEEHLEYTEEIPQPLMKKKRAYPVTWGGFIGFFGAYLGFIILFSLLTGMFYALAAVIFGFSMAGFEKSPVFLLIDALTFIAVMLVFKRTRQFIFQKLTLGALKKKKTYFLMAGALIICQVSQYLIFEVLHLEEPGSKGDDRLFTSGIGIAGIAIVIFCACIAAPVTEELVFRGFLFRFFHERYHFIAGLTVSSAVFGSLHIGYPLAAGIMGMVFAMLFYFTKSLVPGMLVHALWNTYVSIVELHS, from the coding sequence ATGGAAGAACATTTGGAGTATACAGAAGAAATACCTCAGCCATTGATGAAGAAGAAACGTGCCTATCCGGTGACCTGGGGAGGATTCATCGGCTTTTTTGGTGCTTACCTTGGATTCATCATCTTGTTTTCATTGCTGACTGGCATGTTTTACGCGCTCGCAGCTGTCATTTTTGGTTTTTCCATGGCTGGATTTGAAAAAAGCCCAGTCTTTTTGCTGATTGATGCCTTAACGTTCATTGCCGTCATGCTCGTCTTTAAGCGCACCCGTCAGTTTATATTCCAGAAACTAACGCTGGGTGCCCTGAAAAAGAAGAAAACCTACTTCTTGATGGCCGGGGCTCTCATCATTTGCCAGGTATCCCAATATCTTATTTTTGAGGTGCTTCATCTCGAAGAGCCCGGATCAAAAGGAGATGACCGCCTTTTTACAAGCGGGATTGGTATCGCCGGTATCGCTATTGTTATTTTTTGTGCCTGCATTGCTGCACCTGTAACTGAAGAATTGGTCTTCCGGGGATTTCTTTTCCGTTTCTTTCATGAGAGATATCATTTTATTGCGGGGCTGACTGTTTCTTCTGCTGTCTTTGGCTCTTTGCATATCGGTTATCCGCTGGCTGCCGGTATCATGGGCATGGTTTTTGCTATGCTGTTCTACTTTACTAAATCTCTCGTTCCCGGCATGCTTGTCCATGCTCTATGGAATACGTATGTCTCCATTGTCGAGCTTCATTCTTAA
- a CDS encoding DUF1206 domain-containing protein: MEKDLSQHKEHAQRKAEEYKDEAAPWIVRMARFGHFSKGAVYIVIGILAVMTAFGLQGKLTTSSGALYTIAKQPFGSVMLAALAVGLAGYALWQVIMTVFDPEHKGNDAKGWMARISYLIIAAIYFSLCVSAIKIIFRASANSSSQKYQTLSAKALAQPFGQTIIAVIGAVFIGIGVYNFYKAYTEKFKKGLKRHEMNQKEWKTARYIGKFGLFAHGVVFAIIGIFLIRTAIQADPDETKGLDGALAELVKQPFGPVLLTIVALGLVAYGAYLLFEAKYRRLDP; this comes from the coding sequence ATGGAAAAAGATTTGTCACAGCACAAAGAACATGCCCAAAGAAAAGCAGAAGAATATAAAGATGAAGCTGCACCATGGATCGTCCGGATGGCCCGCTTCGGCCATTTCTCAAAAGGAGCCGTTTATATTGTCATTGGAATACTTGCTGTAATGACAGCATTCGGTTTGCAAGGTAAATTAACCACTTCCTCAGGTGCCCTCTACACCATTGCCAAGCAGCCCTTTGGCTCTGTCATGCTCGCTGCGCTGGCTGTGGGGCTTGCAGGCTATGCACTGTGGCAAGTCATCATGACGGTCTTTGACCCCGAACATAAAGGAAATGACGCAAAAGGATGGATGGCGCGAATCAGTTATCTCATCATCGCTGCCATATATTTCAGTCTATGTGTTAGTGCAATCAAAATAATCTTCAGAGCGAGTGCCAACTCGTCAAGTCAAAAATACCAGACCTTATCCGCAAAAGCGCTGGCACAGCCCTTCGGACAAACAATCATTGCGGTTATTGGTGCTGTATTTATCGGTATAGGGGTTTATAACTTCTACAAGGCCTATACGGAAAAATTCAAAAAAGGGCTTAAACGTCATGAGATGAATCAGAAAGAATGGAAGACCGCACGTTATATCGGGAAGTTCGGACTTTTTGCACATGGTGTAGTATTCGCCATCATCGGCATCTTTTTAATCAGAACAGCCATTCAGGCAGATCCAGATGAAACAAAGGGGCTGGATGGTGCTCTGGCTGAACTTGTAAAGCAGCCGTTCGGTCCAGTGCTCCTTACTATCGTCGCTCTCGGACTGGTCGCTTATGGCGCCTACTTGCTCTTTGAAGCGAAGTACCGAAGACTCGATCCTTAA
- a CDS encoding GDSL-type esterase/lipase family protein — MKKWIWLTLILFALCTLAAGGWYYYPQFKIDRLKAQNAAATESAGTNSRSADVSYIQHLKSLPAKEIHHLALGDSVIQGRGSNQGGFIKMANSNLAVLTSKKVQLDNQGISGATSRDLLDYISSPGMSDRIKSADIITINIGGNDLVKLALKEGPVQALQDYQNVKSAYEENLNKIFSLIRKENPDAILVYNELYNAVDSGESFYPATKKLLNDWNLIAYETTAKYKPSVVIPSSEVLKPENRKEWIYDSIHPNDKGHELIAEQMIKTLKAPYKKNKRHCPSRGQCLFIFIQRA, encoded by the coding sequence ATGAAAAAATGGATATGGCTGACGCTCATCCTTTTTGCATTATGTACGCTGGCTGCTGGAGGGTGGTATTACTATCCCCAGTTTAAGATTGATCGCCTGAAGGCACAGAATGCAGCAGCCACTGAATCTGCCGGGACGAATTCCCGTTCGGCTGATGTTTCTTATATTCAGCATTTAAAAAGCCTGCCTGCAAAAGAGATTCATCATCTAGCTTTGGGAGATTCGGTCATTCAGGGCCGAGGTTCTAATCAAGGCGGTTTTATTAAAATGGCCAACAGTAATCTGGCTGTCCTTACGTCTAAAAAAGTGCAGCTAGATAATCAGGGAATTTCAGGAGCGACCAGCCGTGATCTGCTTGACTACATCTCATCCCCAGGTATGTCGGACCGGATAAAATCTGCAGATATTATTACGATCAATATCGGGGGCAATGACCTGGTGAAACTGGCTTTAAAGGAAGGGCCTGTCCAGGCACTTCAGGATTATCAAAACGTGAAATCTGCTTATGAAGAAAATTTAAATAAGATATTTTCATTGATTCGAAAAGAGAATCCTGATGCTATTCTCGTATACAATGAATTGTATAACGCTGTGGACTCGGGAGAATCCTTTTATCCGGCAACTAAAAAATTGCTGAATGACTGGAATCTGATTGCCTATGAAACAACAGCCAAATATAAACCATCTGTTGTGATACCGAGCAGCGAAGTGCTTAAGCCTGAAAACAGGAAAGAATGGATTTATGATTCTATTCATCCCAACGACAAAGGCCACGAACTGATTGCGGAGCAGATGATTAAAACACTTAAAGCTCCTTATAAGAAAAATAAAAGGCATTGTCCCAGCAGAGGACAATGCCTTTTCATCTTTATTCAGCGAGCATAA